Proteins encoded together in one Heliangelus exortis chromosome 13, bHelExo1.hap1, whole genome shotgun sequence window:
- the CMTR2 gene encoding cap-specific mRNA (nucleoside-2'-O-)-methyltransferase 2 encodes MSKYKKPDADKATNLEGFSPEILSEIEQLFAKKFTYTKPENGEWQLPNPSDAFTSDHKEFNSLLALKDSMNEVKNQLSDKNLDEWHQHTSLTNKAGKIIPHVKKSLNAELCTQAWCKFHEILCGFPLLPEEALQDGELNSVHLCEAPGAFIASLNHFLKSHQVPCDWNWVANTLNPYHEANDTLTMIVDDRLIANTLPWWYFGPDNTGDVMTLKHLTGLQSFVSNMTTVHLVTADGSFDCQGNPGEQEALVSPLHYCEAVTALMILGTGGSFVLKMFTLFEHCSTNLLFLLNCAFEEVHVFKPATSKAGNSEAYVVCLRYMGRESIHPLLSKMMQNFGAEMVKKALFPQHLLPESFLKIHEECCMFFHKCQVETISENIHLFGRMQEAEQVRLNKLRDCAVEFFMQKLHMKPIARNNWLVKKSQTGCIMNAKWFGQRSKYFSTYNERKMLETLTWKDKVAKGYFNHWAEEHSLNNAGKMCILEGLPSNLECSLWYALEGKRLPVVKCSPFCDGQVLENLNEAMNELVGGRLKSRQMLQTCHSCEVLPGELILAEVSDLSRCHQEILNEGCGDQVRCLVVDFPSLSDTGSQPGLEVQLLSSATLLTFSFSLLYDGEPKYQQQLLECVLHSLTQLTVGDALILPILSCFTRFTAGLVFILHCSFRCVTFACPTSQEPLRTGAALLCIGYRGLPAPVVQYLQHLSQLMSSLLDTDSPQQVLQFVPMEVLLQGKLLEFLWDLNTAIAKRQLHLIVQAKQQQQTDDISL; translated from the coding sequence ATGAGCAAATATAAGAAGCCTGATGCTGACAAGGCTACAAACCTTGAAGGGTTCAGTCCTGAAATTCTCTCAGAAATTGAGCAGCTCTTTGCAAAGAAGTTCACTTACACCAAGCCAGAGAATGGTGAGTGGCAGCTCCCAAATCCCAGCGATGCTTTTACATCCGATCATAAGGAATTCAACTCCCTCCTGGCTCTGAAGGACTCCATGAACGAAGTGAAGAATCAGCTGAGTGACAAGAATTTGGATGAATGGCACCAGCACACCTCGCTCACCAATAAAGCTGGGAAAATAATTCCTCACGTGAAGAAATCTCTGAATGCTGAGCTCTGCACCCAGGCCTGGTGCAAGTTTCACGAGATCCTCTGCggcttccctcttctccctgaaGAAGCTCTGCAGGATGGAGAACTGAATTCTGTCCACCTCTGTGAAGCCCCTGGAGCTTTTATAGCCAGCCTGAATCACTTCTTGAAATCCCACCAGGTCCCTTGTGACTGGAATTGGGTCGCTAATACCCTAAACCCCTACCACGAAGCAAACGACACCCTCACGATGATCGTGGATGACCGCCTGATAGCCAACACCTTGCCTTGGTGGTACTTTGGCCCAGACAACACTGGGGATGTGATGACACTGAAACACCTAACAGGACTTCAGAGCTTTGTCAGCAACATGACCACAGTGCACTTGGTCACTGCTGATGGCAGCTTCGACTGCCAGGGAAATCCAGGTGAGCAGGAGGCTCTTGTCTCCCCCCTTCATTACTGTGAGGCAGTCACTGCTTTAATGATCCTGGGCACTGGGGGATCCTTTGTCTTGAAGATGTTCACCCTGTTTGAACACTGTTCTACCAATCTGCTCTTTCTCCTCAACTGTGCTTTTGAGGAGGTCCATGTCTTTAAGCCAGCCACTAGCAAAGCTGGAAACTCAGAGGCTTACGTGGTTTGTCTTCGTTACATGGGCAGGGAAAGCATTCATCCTCTGCTTTCAAAGATGATGCAGAACTTTGGAGCAGAAATGGTCAAGAAAGCACTTTTCCCCCAGCATTTGCTGCCAGaatcttttctgaaaatacacGAGGAGTGTTGCATGTTCTTCCACAAGTGCCAGGTGGAGACCATCTCTGAGAACATCCATCTCTTTGGGCGCATGCAAGAGGCAGAGCAGGTGAGACTGAACAAGCTGAGAGACTGTGCAGTGGAGTTCTTCATGCAAAAACTGCACATGAAACCCATTGCCAGGAATAACTGGCTTGTCAAGAAATCTCAGACTGGTTGCATCATGAATGCAAAATGGTTTGGGCAAAGAAGCAAATACTTTAGTACCTACAATGAGAGGAAGATGCTGGAAACCCTGACGTGGAAGGATAAGGTGGCAAAGGGCTATTTTAATCACTGGGCTGAAGAACATAGTTTAAATAATGCTGGTAAAATGTGCATCCTGGAGGGATTGCCTTCTAACCTGGAGTGTAGCTTGTGGTAtgctttggaaggaaaaagactCCCAGTGGTAAAATGTTCTCCATTTTGTGATGGTCAAGTCTTGGAAAATCTTAATGAAGCTATGAATGAATTGGTTGGGGGGAGgctgaaaagcagacaaatgCTGCAGACTTGTCATTCCTGTGAGGTTCTTCCTGGGGAGCTGATACTGGCAGAAGTGTCTGATCTTTCCAGGTGTCATCAGGAAATCCTAAATGAAGGGTGTGGTGACCAAGTCAGGTGCCTTGTGGTGGACTTTCCATCCCTCTCTGATACTGGAAGCCAACCCGGGCTGGAAGTACAGCTCCTGAGCTCAGCCACACTGCTGACTTTCAGCTTCTCTTTGCTTTATGATGGTGAACCAAAGtaccagcagcagcttttggaGTGTGTTCTGCACTCATTGACTCAGCTTACAGTGGGAGATGCCTTGATCCTGCCTATCCTCTCTTGTTTCACACGTTTCACAGCTGGCCTGGTCTTTATCCTGCACTGCTCTTTCAGATGTGTCACCTTTGCTTGCCCAACCTCCCAGGAACCTCTCAGGactggggcagctctgctgtgcattGGTTACAGAGGCCTCCCAGCTCCTGTTGTTCAGTATCTGCAGCACCTGAGTCAACTCATGAGCTCTTTGCTAGACACAGACTCTCCCCAGCAGGTTCTGCAGTTTGTGCCCATGGAGGTTCTCCTCCAAGGGAAGCTGTTGGAGTTCCTGTGGGATTTAAACACAGCCATTGCAAAGAGACAGCTCCACTTGATTGTGCaagccaagcagcagcagcagactgatgatatttcactttaa